Within the Scyliorhinus canicula chromosome 6, sScyCan1.1, whole genome shotgun sequence genome, the region ATATGTATTCAGATCTGGTGAAAAGTTTTCGGATTTAGGAACACCAAGCAGTATTCTGTTTGTGAAATCTGGAGAACCCCTGGTTTTGGAAAACGCAACTACCaacgcgggtgggggggggggggggataaccaCACAGCAAAATTGCACAAACATCTGCAAACGGTTGGAAACCCAAATCAATTCCTCGACTAAATTTCAAgacgtgacatagaacatagaacatagaacatagaacagtacagcacagaaccaaTGGACCCATCAATGGTTTCACTTACTCCAGTCTTTAGATACGAAATATATTAAAATATTTGACCTGTGTGGTTGATAAAAGATAAATATTACTAAATTGTCCCAAAACAATTATGAACCACTAGCAAAAACATGTTTTAAGTTCAATAAAAAATTTTTGAATTTTCATCTTATTATTGTGTGAATAGTGGGTTATAGCCCACAAATTGCCGTTGTCAGCAGTAATATCGTAATGAATATTGTTCATTAATATCAAGCGACATGTTAAATTTTAAAGTGTTTTTCACTTCCTTCCCATTCACGAAGGTTTTGTTGTCCAGTGTGTATCTGGGAAATGGACACTTCATTCATCACTGAAGGAAGCGTTGTTACACCTCAAACTAACCCTGAATCTGGAACGAGCGAAATCATAGAGTTTTACGCAGGATGCGAGACTCACCCAGCAACAAAGAGAGTAACCACCACAGGATTTCAGCTGCGGAAAGAGAAAACACTGGGTGTAAGATTAAATCACTCCTTTTATTGCTTTAAACCTGATTATGGACCATATTTGGCAATTATACATTTTCAAGGCGCCGTGAATAAAATTGTTGCCAGAGGCTATGCGTAGGCAGATAATTAGTTCGGTGAACCGATTAATGCTGGTCGTCACTTGGTCGGAATCGGTGTGTTGATTTGGAAGGCAAATAAGCGAATGACAGAGACAGGCATGGTGGGAAATGTTTAATGTAGAAATTAAGAAGCATTGTTGGCAATTGTTCACATACAGACCAATTGGGCAGAATGTTGTATTACAGTATTATAGACGCTCTATAAGTCTTTGTAATGTAAATAGGATGTTTTGCAACTCTATGAAATGTAAATGTAAACATATTCAGGGAACTCGCATGCAAGATTTCACAATGAATTCTCAAGGGCAGCAAATATTCATGCGTGTTTATCAACTTGAATGTCAGCATCCGCATACGCACATCTATGTATGCAATTAATGTCTTTCCCTAGTTGACAGTTGTAATATGGTTGGGTCCACCATCTTGAACGGGGAATCCTGTGTTGAGCAGATACCAGCAAGCGGAACATAAGTACGGAGTTCTCATACTCTATTTCAGGATATATCTCCCAATCAGGTTTGTAAGTGAATTGGAGCGCATTTACTGTCATTGTGTTTCTGAATGATGAAGAACCGGATTGCGACGGCGGGttgagaggggtggggagagggtggtggtggtgggggggtattcACCAGAACTGTAAACGGATTTCCGCAGAATGTCCTCGAAATTATGCCCTTTGCAGCTACAGTGCTCCAATAGCTGAATCATTCGATGCAATGATGGTTCCAGCATGGTAATTTCAAACACTTTTTAAGCTATGTTTTTGGACTTTATTCAAGTCCTCGCGCACGTCTACACCAGCTATGACTCGCTCGCGCACTCAGAGATCACACTTCTGTGGTACATCGTGTTTGCACAATGCTATAATCCTTCTTTTTCAGGTGGCTCAGATTGTGTTGGGAATATGTTTTATAATCTGTTGGACACCATTAATTCTGATTCCGTGGAATTCTCAATCACTACATGGCGAATACAGAACACACTGGTGGATTGGACTTTCGGTGAGTTTCCAACAAAATTTCTCAGCATAGTATTCTTAAAGATGTTACGATCTTCTTGCAAAATAATGAAAAAGGATACCAAATGGAATAGATAAGTCAGGTTATTCCTCATTTTCCTTTTGCACGCAAGGCAATATTTTGCTCTGATCGACCTTATTTCATCGCAAAGCTGGGCagttattatttccaattaacaAGTTGGAAGTGTTCGTACGAATACCCGTCGGTGGAAATTTTACAAGTTGCTTGCCTGttgctgttctgccattcattagttCCTGCGTCAATCGCGCGACTGCCGACTGGTGTTTCCTTATTTTCTTTATTTGCTCATGGGATGAGGGTGTCGCTGGCTGAATCTGCAATAATTACCTGTCCATGAGGGCATTTAAGTCAACCGTAATGCTGGAGTTATATGTAttgcagaccagaccaggtaaagacgacaGATTGTCAtctctaaaggatattagtgaaccagatttgtTTTTCACACCAATCTGCAATGTTTCAAGATTACCGTTGgacttttacttccagatttgTACTTGAGATTTCACCATCTGAGGACTCAGGATCCCTGGATTATTAGTACAGCcacaataccattacgccactgcctccccaatatTGAGTAAAGCCTATTGCGAATCTCTAAGCTTTGGACCCGACAGAAGTGAAACCATCTTCCCGACGTCCGCTCCATTTAACATTTTCAAGTCTCACCAAGGGCACCCAATTAGCAATTAATAACGTTCTTGTAGGAAAAATGTATCGAGTCTGTTCCGATGATGTTgacagttatttatttattaagaaatttggagtacccaattcagtttttccaattaaggggcaatttagcgtggccaatccacccagcctgcacatctttgggttcctggggcgaaacccaggcaagcctggatcgaacttgggatatgggcgccgtgaggcaacagggctcacccactacgccaccgttcTGCTCTTATGCTGACAGTTATAAACATTTATGTTCTTGGGACACCCTGAGTCTTGTTTTTCACCTGACTTGGACCcttgaattttgttttttttttttgcaatatcgCGAATGAAAACTGAATTGTATTCCAAACACGGATTCCCGAGTGTTCAAAAGTCTCTCCAATACTGGTAATTAAGAAATGAACCCGACAACCCTATTTATTTACCTTGCTGAACTATGTATCTGCGTATATCCCAATGAGTGTGTGGCACCATATACATCATAACAAGATGGACTTTGAATGGAGTATGTTACTCGCTCGCCCATTCAGCTAATTTATTTAAGATTTGTCGCATTTCGGCACAGCTTTCTCCAACACTAGCAAAATCAAAAAATTGAATTTCATCCTCAAATGTTGAAAGTTTTCTGCATACCGATACCAAACACCTTCTGTGAAAGTATGCCTAAATTCTGGCATAATGAATTCAGCATCGAGGACTAATTCTCGCTCTACATTCCAATTCTTTCGATAATGTCTGTCCAATTACATCAGGCCCACATTGATCTCGATGTATCAACGATTTGACATCACATGAACAGCAGCAATGTTCTTTTGCGATGTTCTAATTGAACGTACACACTATGCTGTCCCGCCTAACCCgctgttcaaagaacaaagaaaaattacagcacaggaacaagcccttcggccctccaaacctggccgatccagatcctctatctgaaagtgtcgcctattttctaaggatctgtatccctctgctccctgcccattcattggGATATACGCAGATATCTGTCCAGATaaatcttaaatgacgctatcgtgcccgcctctgccACCACAGTCGGCaatacgttccaggcacccaccaactctctgcataaagaactttccaaGCATATCTCCCTTATACCTTTCCCCTCTCAACTTGAAATAGTGACCacaagtaattgagtcccccattcttggaaaaagcttcttgtgttccaccctgtccatacctctaatgattttgtagatctcaatgaggtcccccctcaacctccgtctttctaatgaaattaATCTTATTCTACACAACCTCTATTGACAgatagcgccctccataccaggcatcatcctggtgaacctcctctgcatcttctccaaagcatccacattcttgtggtaacgtggcgaccagaactctacgcagtattccaaatgtagccgaAACAAAGtattatacaactgtaacatgacctgccaactcttgtactcaattccCTTTCCGATGATGgaaaacatgccgtatgcctccttgaccactctatcggctgcgcagccaccttcagggtacaatggacctgaacacccagattacTCTGTACATCAGTTTTCCCCAGGGCTTCTTCATTTACCGCATAGTTTGCTCTTAATTGgttcttccaaaatacatcacctcgcatttgcacggtttgaactccatctgccatttctccgcccaactctccaatctatcgataTTCTGTTGTatactctgacagtccccttcactgtctgctactccaccaatcttggtgacatctgcaaacttccTAATCAGACGACCTATACATGCCTCCAGATCATTtaagtatatcacaaacaacagtggtacctgcaaggatccctgtggaacaccactggtcacaggtctccattttgagaaacaccCTTCCAAcacaactctctgtctcctgttgcccagccggtTCTTTATCCATACAGCGAGTAGATCCTGGacgccatgagacttcactttctccatcagcataccacagggaaccttatcaaatgccttactgaagtcacttcctcaaataattataTTAAGTTGGtacgacatgaccttccctgcacaaacccatgttgcctatcactgatcagCCCATGTTCATCCAAATGGATAACCTCTTAATTAACCTGATGCATTAAGTGAAAACCTAAACCCTTGGCACACGTTTGAAGGATACGACTAATCACCGCTCGTTAGCATTCATTTATAACGATAAATACTAGAATTTAATAGAATATGTATTATAATACACAAACTTCATAATGAGAAAATGAAATTCCGTTTTATGTATTTCCAGTTCATGCTTTGTGGGTACATTTGGCGTACTGTGGATAGAATGACATCGACACTCCGTGTAAGTATCTCCACATTTGTCTTCTATTTAAATGAAACTCTCAATAGCACAGAGCAGAACTTCTGGTTGAAACTTTGGTCGTTGAGTTGACCATGTGGTGATTCATTCAGTCGCCTTCTACTGACATGTTCAAGCttaaggccataagaccataagacataggagtggaagtaaggccattcggcccatcgagtccactccgccattcaatcatggctgatgggcatttcaactccacctaccagcattctccccatagcccttaattcctcgcgacatcaagaatttatctatctctgccttgaagccatttagcgtcccggcctccactgcactccgcggcaatgaattccacaggcccaccactctctggctgaagaaatgtctccgcatttctgttctgaatttaccccctctaattctaaggctgtgcccacgggtcctcgtctcctcgcctaacggaaacagtttctttgcatccaccctttctaagccatgtattatcttgtaagtctCTATTAGACCTCCCCTTaacattctaaactccaatgaatacaatcccaagatcctcagccgttcatcatatgttagatccgccattccagggatcatccgtgtgaatctctgctggacacgctccagtgccagtatgtccttcctgagatgtggggcccaaaactggacacagtactccaaatggggcctaaccagagcctgatAAAgtctcagtagcacatcgctgcttttatattccaaccctcttgagataaatgacaacattgcattcgctttcttaatcacagattcaacctgaaTTCAAGCTTGTTCAATGATTTTTTtacataaatatttttttattgagttttcatgttttatatatgacCAGTTACAAATtgtaaaagagaaaaaagaaaacacaaaaaattaacatgtatatttacaggtaagcatctttataacaacaattgtggctgccccctttagccggcatacatattttacattacccaatatggccgaggcacatgtttataggcatttatttatcgTTTGGTTTTgtgccttagcttgccatcaaacccccataacgaacccgtaaccccccccccccccggctaccttcccccgattcccgtccattttcccccgattcttggccacccggctattcttccttttgtacgttggccacaaacaggtcccggaacagttgcatgaatggctctcacgatctatggaagccgtcgtctgaccctcggatggcgaatttgattttctccatttggagagattccgagaggtcggacagtcagtctgcagctctgggcggtgctgctgaccgccagccaaacaggattctacggcgggcgatcagggaggcaaaggcaagggcgtccgcgctcctccccaggaatagatctgcctggtctgaaaccccgaagaccgccactatcgggcatggctccaccctcacccccaccactttggacatagcctcgaagaagactgtccagtgatccacaagtctggggcaagaccagaacatgtgggcgtggttggccgggcctctttggcaccgttcacatctgtcctccacctccgggatgaacctgctcatacggtttcacgttaagtgggctctatgtaccacttttagttgcatcaggctgagccttgcgcacgtggaggtagagttgaccctatgcagtgcttcgctccagagtccccaccctatctccatccccaggtcgtcctcccatttccttcttgttgcgtccagtacggtgtcgtccctttctaccagtcggtcatacatgttgctacagttccctttctctagggtacttgcgtccagtaggtcttccagtagtgaaTGTCGTGGTGGTTGTTGGTACGCCCTTGTCTCCTTTCTTAGgaggtttttgagctgcaggtaccgtagctcgttccccccaactagctgaaatttctctgtcagttcgtccagtgttgcgatcctgtcgtccgtgtataggtccctgactgtcagtgtccccccgtcctgcctccaccttttgaaggtggcgtcagtcagtgctggtgtgaacctatggttgttgcagatgggagccttgtccgacattttggtcaggacaaattgctgccgcagttggttccaggattggagggtggctgtcaccactgggctgctggagtgttttttgggtggggatgggagtgctgccgtggcgagggcccggagggatgcccccatgcaggaggcctcctccgcacgcacctactcagcttctggctcctcgatccatccccttactcgctcggctgttgccgcccagtggtagaattgttgaTTCGGgtgggctagcccccccctggattttgctttttgtaggaccttctttgggatcctagcatttttacccccccccccccatacgaacgccaagataagtttgtccagcgctttgaaaaaggccttggggatgtagatcggagtggatctaaacaggaagaagaacctgggcagtacgttcattttgatcatctggactctcccagcgagggagagcgggagtgtgttccatctttgcaggtcctttttaacttcctccgtcaggctggtgaggttccatttgtggatccctttccagtcatgggctatttggatccccaggtagcggaatttgtgtcgggcttgtttgaacagcagcccctttagtgctgcccccccccccccttgcgggtgtactgggaagatctcacttttgctcatgttgagtttgtagcccgagaaggctccaaactctttcaggagcgcaatgattccctccatgctgctttgtgggtccgagatatagaggagcagatcgtccgtatagagtgagattctgtgctctctacctccccttcggatccacctccaattttttgctgccctgagcgcgattgctagtggttcgatttctagtgcgaacagcagcggggacaatgggcatccttgtctggtgcccctgtgcagctggaagtattgggagttggtattgttggtctgtacact harbors:
- the LOC119966860 gene encoding uncharacterized protein LOC119966860 — its product is MDTSFITEGSVVTPQTNPESGTSEIIEFYAGCETHPATKRVTTTGFQLRKEKTLGVAQIVLGICFIICWTPLILIPWNSQSLHGEYRTHWWIGLSFMLCGYIWRTVDRMTSTLRFAAFLIMNVITACVAILNTAQLSIQLQIWTSNISCHSGSHCNSSSITLARYRLGLVLVLFLVALLELGISIYVTIFGLTTLWDYSKMQTNKIARKSTGNEECQSHTDASRADS